From Mobula hypostoma chromosome 8, sMobHyp1.1, whole genome shotgun sequence, the proteins below share one genomic window:
- the egr3 gene encoding early growth response protein 3: MTGKIVEKIPVTMNGLLNHLQDSIYPEDDISSAVPTSMNIFSSESSNAYNQMAGDALLDVTMDKGSQDMSYAPTFQSSGRNQTLTYLGKFAFDSPPGPLGGSNWCSENIISLAGLFGVSHSPSTSTQTSTACSMVQNQGEMEQLYQGPTPYPQCSEMYQEQVYHTPPTTTTNLYSNQDYHSKPAQDSNIFPVIPDYNLFHHQNDLSSITDHKHFPASVDPIRIPPPLTPLTTIKAYTDSKQMPASFGSHPQPLTLKPIRPRKYPNRPSKTPVHERPHACPAEGCDRRFSRSDELTRHLRIHTGHKPFQCRICMRSFSRSDHLTTHIRTHTGEKPFSCDFCGRKFARSDERKRHAKIHLKQKDKKMDKNPTAPNPAAAAGVPVTTCA; encoded by the exons ATGACAGGGAAGATAGTAGAGAAGATCCCGGTGACGATGAACGGCTTGTTAAACCATCTGCAGGATAGTATCTACCCTGAGGATGATATTTCCTCGGCCGTGCCCACCTCCATGAACATTTTTAGCTCGGAATCAAGCAACGCCTACAATCAGATGGCTGGGG ATGCTCTTCTGGACGTTACCATGGACAAAGGAAGTCAGGACATGTCCTACGCTCCCACTTTCCAGAGCTCCGGTCGCAATCAGACTCTCACATACCTGGGTAAATTTGCTTTCGACTCCCCACCCGGGCCACTTGGAGGTTCGAACTGGTGCTCAGAAAACATCATCAGCTTGGCGGGCCTGTTCGGAGTCTCTCATTCGCCCTCGACCAGCACCCAGACATCGACTGCCTGCAGCATGGTGCAGAACCAAGGCGAAATGGAACAACTTTATCAGGGACCAACGCCTTATCCACAATGCAGTGAGATGTACCAGGAGCAGGTCTATCACACTCCCCCGACAACCACCACCAACCTCTACTCCAACCAGGATTATCACTCCAAACCTGCTCAGGACAGTAATATATTCCCAGTCATTCCGGATTACAACCTGTTTCACCACCAGAATGACCTGTCTTCCATTACGGATCACAAACATTTTCCAGCTTCAGTGGATCCCATTAGgatccctcctcctctcactccaCTCACCACTATCAAAGCCTACACGGATTCTAAGCAGATGCCCGCCAGCTTCGGTTCTCACCCGCAGCCCTTGACCCTGAAGCCCATTCGGCCGAGGAAGTACCCCAACCGACCCAGCAAGACTCCCGTCCACGAGAGACCCCACGCCTGCCCAGCCGAGGGTTGCGACCGACGCTTCTCCAGGTCGGACGAGCTGACCAGACACCTGCGGATCCACACGGGCCACAAGCCCTTCCAGTGTCGCATCTGCATGAGGAGCTTCAGCCGCAGCGACCACCTCACCACCCACATCAGGACCCACACAGGGGAGAAGCCCTTCTCGTGTGACTTCTGTGGGCGCAAGTTTGCCCGGAGTGACGAACGCAAGAGGCACGCCAAGATCCACCTCAAACAGAAGGATAAAAAAATGGACAAGAACCCCACGGCGCCCAACCCGGCAGCAGCAGCCGGCGTTCCGGTGACAACCTGTGCTTAG